Proteins encoded by one window of Fusarium graminearum PH-1 chromosome 1, whole genome shotgun sequence:
- a CDS encoding GPI ethanolamine phosphate transferase 1 encodes MAGSSRIGFMAIAVAFHLVYILSIFDIYFVSPIVTGMKLFGVERPHESPKAPADRLVLFVGDGLRADKAFQAHPEPYPESDQDLVPRHLAPYLRSRVLEHGTFGVSHTRVPTESRPGHVALIAGLYEDVSAVATGWKMNPVNFDSVFNRSRHTWSWGSPDILPMFQHGAVPGRVDAFAYGAELEDFSKDATELDYWVFDHVKDFFAAAATNETLNTALREDKVVFFLHLLGLDTTGHSYRPYSKEYLHNIKVVDQGVKEIVELIERFYGDDRTAFVFTADHGMSDWGSHGDGHPNNTRTPLISWGSGVAAPELHPGSIAPGHDELSSDWNLDHVRRHDVAQADVAALMSYLIGTEFPANGVGQLPLNFLSASIKEKAEASLANAQVILEQYRVKEENKRNVELRYQPYGQLSDGNLDPESRISHIRSLIEAGSFEEAIEESDALMSIGLQGLRYLQTYDWLFLRALITIGYLGWMAYATTTVLSLYVVKESMSPQRTLLGSAFFLSLLVALYSSFIISKSPPAYYLYAFFPVLFWEEVYARRANVAKGFQALFGHVKSGGAVVALVFNVVLYLGVIQSLALAYIHREILTGLFVLGAFWPMTQGISFLRSHLFLSMLWFFSCLAMSTFTLLPAMKVEDIPLIMAGGGLMTFVGLAYLVLEDFILSDVSSSKTKLKRLHTSRTLLGIQVGLIILAMLVTHSSATSLQAKLGLPKGNQIVGWFVLVTSLLMPLAYRLQPNSHYMHRLAIIFLTCAPTFVILTISYEGLFYVAFSITLLSWVRLEYAVDAFTQEKAKKQATVAGSQQHTPSTFRPLSLSDARIALFFMVLLQSAFFSTGNIASISSFSLESVSRLIPVFDPFSQGALLILKIIIPFFLISANLGVLNKRLGVAPSAIFMVVLTASDVLTLYFFWVVKDEGSWLEIGSTITHFAIASFLCVFVAALEFVSAAFIAGIEVEDTKSAALTSASTKADEKVPPVAGAE; translated from the exons ATGGCTGGCTCTAGTCGCATTGGCTTCATGGCCATTGCGGTCGCTTTCCATTTGGTATATATCCTGTCCATTTTCGACATCTACTTCGTCAGTCCAATTGTCACGGGCATGAAGCTCTTTGGTGTCGAGCGCCCACATGAGTCTCCCAAAGCCCCCGCGGATAGGCTTGTGCTCTTCGTTG GTGATGGACTTCGTGCAGACAAAGCCTTCCAAGCCCACCCCGAACCTTACCCTGAATCCGATCAAGACCTTGTTCCACGACATCTAGCTCCGTACCTTCGCTCTCGAGTCCTGGAGCATGGAACCTTTGGTGTTTCCCATACACGTGTCCCAACAGAATCTCGACCAGGCCATGTGGCCCTCATTGCTGGGTTGTACGAGGATGTATCAGCCGTTGCGACAGGATGGAAGATGAACCCAGTCAACTTTGACAGTGTGTTCAACCGCAGCCGACACACGTGGAGTTGGGGAAGCCCTGATATTCTGCCCATGTTCCAGCATGGTGCTGTTCCGGGCAGAGTTGATGCCTTCGCCTACGGagccgagcttgaggatttCTCCAAGGACGCAACCGAGCTTGATTACTGGGTTTTCGATCATGTCAAAGACTTCTTCGCTGCGGCTGCTACAAATGAGACCCTCAACACGGCACTTCGTGAAGACAAGGtggtcttcttcctccatcttctaGGTCTTGACACTACTGGACATTCGTACCGACCGTATTCCAAAGAATACCTCCACAATATCAAGGTTGTAGATCAAGGTGTCAAGGAAATCGTTGAGCTTATTGAGAGGTTTTACGGGGACGACCGAACTGCTTTTGTGTTCACTGCTGATCATGGTATGTCGGACTGGGGCAGCCACGGTGATGGACACCCTAACAACACTAGAACCCCTCTCATTTCCTGGGGATCTGGAGTTGCTGCACCAGAATTACACCCTGGCAGTATCGCACCTGGTCACGATGAGCTTTCTTCAGACTGGAATCTTGACCACGTGCGCAGACACGACGTTGCTCAAGCCGATGTAGCTGCCCTGATGTCGTATCTCATTGGTACTGAGTTTCCTGCAAACGGCGTTGGCCAACTTCCCCTGAACTTTCTGTCCGCGAGtatcaaggaaaaggcagaaGCTTCTCTGGCCAATGCTCAGGTTATCCTCGAGCAGTACCGGgtgaaagaagagaacaagagaaacgTAGAGCTCCGCTACCAGCCATACGGACAACTGAGTGACGGCAACCTTGACCCAGAGTCACGCATCTCTCACATTCGCTCATTGATCGAAGCTGGCTCGTTTGAGGAGGCCATCGAAGAATCCGATGCTTTGATGTCTATTGGACTCCAAGGCTTGCGTTACCTTCAGACCTACGACTGGCTGTTCCTTCGTGCTTTAATAACTATCGGCTATCTGGGCTGGATGGCTTATGCTACCACAACTGTCCTATCTCTGTACGTGGTGAAGGAGAGTATGTCTCCTCAGCGCACACTACTGGGATCTGCCTTTTTCTTGTCACTTCTGGTTGCACTCTactcatccttcatcatTTCAAAGTCTCCTCCTGCATACTACCTTTATGCGTTTTTCCCTGTCCTGTTTTGGGAAGAGGTGTATGCGCGCAGAGCCAACGTCGCCAAGGGTTTCCAGGCTCTATTTGGCCATGTTAAGTCTGGCGGAGCTGTGGTTGCACTGGTTTTCAATGTTGTTCTCTATCTTGGTGTTATCCAATCTTTG GCTTTGGCATATATTCACCGTGAAATTCTCACCGGGCTCTTTGTTTTGGGCGCTTTCTGGCCCATGACACAGGGCATCTCATTCTTGCGGTCCCATCTATTCTTGAGCATGCTGTGGTTCTTTTCCTGTTTGGCCATGAGTACTTTTACCCTACTCCCTGCCATGAAGGTTGAAGATATCCCACTTAT TATGGCCGGTGGTGGGTTGATGACCTTCGTCGGTTTGGCTTACCTGGTCCTCGAGGACTTTATCCTATCGGATGTCTCATCTTCGAAGACCAAATTGAAACGTCTTCACACAAGCCGAACGCTCCTTGGCATCCAG GTTGGACTCATCATTCTCGCAATGCTTGTTACACACTCCAGCGCAACTTCACTGCAGGCCAAACTTGGCCTTCCCAAGGGGAATCAGATCGTGGGCTGGTTTGTTCTAG TTACGTCGCTCCTCATGCCATTGGCATATCGATTACAACCCAACAGCCATTATATGCATCGCCTCGCCATCATTTTTCTTACGTGTGCCCCCACGTTTGTTATTTTGACAATATCATACGAGGGTCTTTTCTATGTGGCTTTCAGCATCACTCTCCTGTCTTGGGTGCGCCTTGAGTATGCAGTCGATGCCTTTACAcaagagaaggccaagaagcaggcaACTGTCGCAGGTAGCCAACAACATACACCTAGTACTTTCCGACCTTTGAGTCTGTCAGATGCACGGATCGCACTGTTTTTCATGGTCCTGCTCCAGTCTGCCTTTTTTAGCACAGGCAATATTGCCTCCATTTCATCATTCAGCCTGGAAAGTGTATCCCGGTTGATCCCTGTTTTCGACCCCTTTTCACAAGGAGCGCTACTGATCCTGAAGATCATTATTCCGTTCTTTCTTATATCAGCTAACCTAGGAGTGCTGAACAAGAGGCTGGGTGTAGCGCCATCCGCCATTTTCATGGTTGTCCTTACTGCGAGCGATGTCCTGACACTCTACTTCTTTTGGGTTGTCAAGGACGAAGGATCATGGCTAGAGATTGGCTCGACCATCACTCACTTCGCCATTGCAAGTTTCTTGTGTGTCTTTGTTGCAGCACTCGAATTTGTGAGTGCAGCTTTCATTGCTGGCATTGAGGTTGAAGATACGAAGTCAGCTGCGTTGACCAGTGCAAGCACCAAGGCAGATGAGAAAGTGCCGCCAGTGGCGGGGGCAGAGTAA
- a CDS encoding cutinase transcription factor 1 alpha, with protein MSSGSGTPQVQPQAQQQQQQGESQISSTPGPPGSITSTSISAGGVSFRRQRASRACETCHARKVRCDAASLGVPCTNCVAFQIECRIPNPKRKKTQGSGSQTNKDSDSDRGDGTEDPSPRPVAPPSTTSLTPRAPSVYHSNSGTPPTAWTEAQARKEEVDNGTYLDIVMKPKFTRAPITEAGRVAYLGESSNLTLLVHDRQGSADVVHYPLPENVRGSRARLTELDNIEIDILHQRGAFLLPPRTLCDELIDAYFKWVHPIVPVINRTRFMRQYRDPKNPPSLLLLQSVLLAGTRACNNHQLMDANGSTTPAALTFYKRAKALYDANYEDDRVTIVQSLLLMGWYWEGPEDVTKNVFYWSRVATIVAQGSGMHRSVEQSQLSRADKRLWKRIWWSLFTRDRSVAVALGRPVHINLDDADVEMLTEDDFIEDEADRASEYPPDPIHVQFFLEYVKLCEIMGLVLSQQYSVASKGLKRNAIDLTHSDMALADWLQNCPKIVYWEMPRHHFWSALLHSNYYTTLCLLHRAHMPPGGSSRLPDPSPYPSRNIAFQAAAMITSIVENLAAHDQLRYCPAFVVYSLFSALIMHVYQMKSPVPSIQQVTQDRLRSCMSAMKEISRVWLVGKMVYALFESIMGNKTLEERLQRAEGKRHRNLRHSLTQLEQQQNRQAEATKRKYDDMAIDFGTNTPQPQESYERSRPQTPSAVKTEPASSMQPPPVTSPNTRQSTADTFMGGTNSRPQTRPATPFNPSFSVPPTPPDLYLVTRNSPNLSQSLWENFQPDQLFPDSASMPAFPNMSSPTQTHSNLDHNNIGSMPPGNGQSGIHNPQAGQYQNRGNGMMPQGFQGHSNMWQPNLDPSLPEGQSPDSWSTASGPGQAVPTTLNVEDWFQFFGINGTDPNFNFDVPLG; from the exons ATGTCGTCGGGCAGCGGCACGCCGCAGGTGCaacctcaagctcagcagcagcagcagcaaggagAGTCGCAGATCTCGTCGACGCCTGGTCCGCCCGGTTCTATTACTTCGACTTCGATATCCGCTGGCGGAGTGAGTTTTAGGAG ACAACGAGCATCGCGTGCATGCGAG ACTTGTCATGCAAGAAAG GTCCGATGCGACGCCGCAAGCCTTGGTGTCCCCTGCACCAACTGCGTTGCCTTCCAAATTGAGTGTCGTATTCCAAATCCAAAGCGCAAAAAGACCCAGGGTTCCGGCAGTCAAACCAACAAAGACTCCGATAG TGATCGAGGCGATGGCACCGAAGATCCCTCACCGCGACCTGTGGCTCCTCCAAGTACAACATCGCTCACCCCGCGAGCTCCTTCGGTATACCACTCCAACAGTGGCACTCCTCCTACCGCGTGgacagaagctcaagcacgCAAAGAGGAAGTCGACAATGGAACATATCTGGATATCGTCATGAAGCCCAAGTTCACGCGCGCTCCTATCACCGAAGCTGGGCGAGTCGCATACCTTGGCGAGTCTTCCAATCTCACTCTGCTTGTTCACGACCGCCAAGGCTCGGCAGACGTTGTGCATTATCCACTGCCTGAGAATGTACGCGGTTCCCGAGCTCGACTTACAGAACTTGACAATATTGAGATCGACATTCTGCATCAAAGAGGTGCCTTCTTACTCCCCCCACGAACTCTTTGCGACGAACTCATCGATGCGTATTTCAAATGGGTTCACCCTATTGTCCCAGTCATTAATCGTACGCGGTTTATGAGACAGTACCGGGACCCCAAGAACCCCCCATCGCTGCTGCTCCTGCAGTCCGTCCTTCTGGCGGGTACCCGCGCTTGTAACAACCACCAACTGATGGATGCTAATGGGTCGACCACTCCTGCTGCCCTCACTTTCTACAAGCGCGCCAAGGCCTTATACGACGCCAACTACGAAGATGACCGCGTCACGATTGTACAGTCGCTACTTCTCATGGGCTGGTATTGGGAAGGTCCCGAAGATGTCACCAAAAATGTCTTTTATTGGAGCCGTGTAGCAACCATTGTTGCGCAGGGTTCGGGCATGCATCGGTCCGTCGAACAGTCGCAACTAAGCCGAGCAGATAAGAGACTATGGAAACGTATCTGGTGGTCTCTTTTCACTCGCGATCGTTCAGTAGCGGTTGCGTTGGGACGGCCCGTTCATATAAATCTGGATGACGCAGACGTGGAGATGCTAACAGAAGACGATTTCATCGAGGACGAAGCAGACCGAGCGAGCGAATATCCGCCGGATCCTATACATGTTCAATTTTTTCTTGAATACGTTAAATTGTGCGAGATTATGGGGTTGGTGTTGTCTCAGCAATATTCGGTCGCATCAAAAGGACTTAAACGAAATGCCATTGATCTCACGCATAGTGACATGGCTCTAGCCGACTGGCTACAGAATTGCCCAAAAATCGTTTATTGGGAAATGCCGCGCCATCATTTCTGGTCTGCCTTGCTACACTCAAACTATTATACAACAttatgtcttcttcatcgagCGCATATGCCACCGGGCGGTTCATCTCGCTTGCCTGACCCCTCGCCATACCCTTCCCGTAATATCGCCTTTCAAGCAGCAGCTATGATAACCTCAATCGTTGAGAACCTGGCTGCCCATGATCAGCTGCGATATTGCCCCGCCTTTGTTGTATACAGTCTATTCTCAGCCCTCATTATGCATGTCTATCAAATGAAGTCACCGGTTCCTTCGATTCAGCAGGTAACCCAAGACAGGTTGCGAAGCTGTATGTCAGCCATGAAGGAAATCTCGCGAGTTTGGCTCGTTGGAAAAATGGTTTATGCCCTCTTTGAATCAATTATGGGAAACAAAACACTGGAAGAGCGACTTCAAAGGGCTGAAGGCAAGCGACACCGAAATCTGCGCCACAGTCTTACTCAATTGGAGCAACAGCAAAACCGGCAGGCTGAGGCAACCAAGCGGAAGTATGACGATATGGCTATCGACTTTGGTACCAATACACCTCAGCCTCAGGAGTCTTATGAAAGATCCCGGCCTCAAACGCCGAGTGCTGTCAAGACGGAGCCGGCAAGCTCGATGCAGCCTCCGCCCGTGACATCTCCAAACACAAGACAGAGTACAGCCGACACTTTCATGGGGGGCACGAACTCACGCCCACAAACTCGACCAGCAACCCCTTTCAATCCATCCTTTTCTGTGCCGCCGACACCTCCTGATTTGTATCTGGTGACTAGGAATTCTCCGAACCTCTCACAATCCCTTTGGGAAAACTTTCAGCCAGATCAATTATTTCCTGATAGTGCCTCTATGCCAGCCTTCCCGAATATGTCTTCGCCAACACAAACACACTCCAATCTTGACCACAACAACATAGGTTCAATGCCGCCGGGCAACGGACAGAGCGGGATACATAACCCGCAGGCAGGACAGTATCAGAACCGTGGGAATGGAATGATGCCTCAAGGCTTTCAAGGACACTCCAATATGTGGCAACCTAACCTTGATCCCAGCCTACCGGAGGGGCAAAGTCCAGATAGCTGGAGCACTGCATCGGGACCTGGTCAAGCTGTTCCGACTACACTCAACGTAGAAGACTG GTTCCAATTCTTCGGCATCAACGGCACGGATCCCAATTTTAATTTTGACGTGCCCCTGGGCTGA
- a CDS encoding cystathionine beta-lyase, with protein MASPSPTESGKSANPLTRLDSEGHDLPPSPAPSSPRTGRKRYALATELVYTDSKDQYGASSVPIYQSATFKQTSASGGQQEYDYTRSGNPTRTHLERHIAKIMNAQRALAISSGMGALDVITRLLRPGDEVITGDDLYGGSHRLLTYLAANQGIVVHHVDTTTVDSVRARLSEKTAMVLLETPTNPLIKVVDIPSIARLVHDVNPKALVVVDNTMLSPMLFNPLDVGCDIVYESGTKYLSGHHDIMAGVIAVNDSQIGDKLFFVINSTGCGLSPNDSFLLMRGVKTLAIRMEKQQANAQAIAEFLESRGFRVRYPGLKSHPQYDLHWSMARGAGAVLSFETGDPAVSERIVEAARLWAISVSFGCVNSLISMPCQMSHASIDAKTRAERQMPEDIIRLCVGIEDPTDLIEDLSRALVQAGAVTVTMDGFHATGAAKELGETPLVFQ; from the exons ATGGCCTCTCCTTCGCCCACCGAGTCCGGCAAGTCTGCCAACCCATTGACACGACTCGACAGTGAGGGACACGAccttcctccatctcctgctCCATCGAGCCCGCGCACTGGTCGCAAGCGTTATGCCCTCGCCACCGAACTTGTATACACAGATAGCAAAGATCAATATGGCGCCTCCAGCGTTCCCATCTACCAGTCTGCCACCTTTAAGCAGACATCGGCCAGCGGTGGTCAGCAAGAATACGATTACACACGCTCAGGAAACCCTACCCGAACCCATCTTGAACGACACATTGCCAAGATTATGAACGCTCAGCGAGCATTGGCCATCAGCTCTGGAATGGGTGCTCTCGATGTCATTACTAGATTGCTTCGACCTGGCGACGAAGTCATCACCGGTGATGATCTTTACGGTGGCAGCCATCGTCTGCTTACTTACTTGGCTGCTAACCAAGGCATTGTCGTCCACCACGTCGACACCACGACTGTCGATAGCGTGCGGGCACGCCTTTCGGAAAAGACCGCCATGGTGCTTCTTGAGACCCCTACCAACCCTTTgatcaaggttgttgatattcCTTCCATTGCTCGCCTGGTTCACGACGTCAACCCCAAGGCTCTGGTTGTTGTCGATAACACAATGCTCTCGCCCATGCTATTCAACCCTCTGGATGTGGGCTGTGACATTGTGTACGAGTCCGGAACCAAGTACTTGTCTGGTCATCacgacatcatggctggtgtTATTGCCGTGAACGACTCTCAGATCGGAGACAAGCTCTTCTTTGTTATCAACTCCACAGGATGTGGTCTGTCTCCCAACGACTCATTCCTCCTCATGCGTGGTGTCAAGACTCTCGCTATTCGAATGGAAAAGCAGCAAGCCAATGCCCAGGCCATCGCAGAGTTCCTTGAGTCTCGCGGCTTCCGTGTCCGCTACCCAGGTCTCAAGTCTCATCCTCAATACGATTTACATTGGTCTATGGCTcgtggtgctggtgctgttCTCTCTTTCGAGACCGGCGACCCTGCTGTTTCTGAGCGTATCGTTGAGGCCGCCCGGCTGTGGGCCATCAGCGTTAGCTTTGGCTGTGTGAACAGTTTGATCAGCATGCCTTGTCAGATGAGCCATGCCAGTATTGACGCCAAGACACGGGCGGAGCGACAAATGCCCGAGGACATTATTCGACTGTGTGTTGGTATCGAAGACCCAACTGACTTGATTGAGGATCTTTCCCGCGCC TTGGTTCAAGCTGGtgctgtcactgtcactatGGATGGCTTCCACGCAACTGGAgctgccaaggagcttggagagACCCCTCTCGTTTTCCAATAA
- a CDS encoding ATPase family AAA domain-containing protein 1, with protein sequence MPSESTPWLRWVLGMGERRKLGDVAMDILLFAGMMTAGLYVARNFLNPILSNIADPDKEKHEQARRQAKAHLERMNRNKRDGLDYGDDSSDSRRGPRPEELVLNEYENLVALEMVPPEDISVGFDDIGGLDTIIEELKESIIYPLTMPHLYSHAAPLLSAPSGVLLYGPPGCGKTMLAKAVAHESGASFINLHISTLTEKWYGDSNKIVRAVFSLARKMQPAIIFIDEIDAVLGTRRSGEHEASGMVKAEFMTLWDGLTSSNSSGMPARIMVLGATNRINDIDEAILRRMPKKFPVTLPGTEQRRRILQLVLQDTKTDPEHFNLDYVSRITAGLSGSDIKEACRDAAMVPVREYMRQHRESGKAMSTVDPKQFRGIRSDDFLGREGGQIKMQSTRQTSGVEELIAEDQD encoded by the exons ATGCCATCCGAGTCAACCCCTTGGCTGCGCTGGGTCCTCGGCATGGGGGAACGACGTAAGCTCGGCGATGTCGCCATGGACATTTTGCTCTTCGCGGGCATG ATGACTGCTGGCCTCTACGTCGCTCGAAATTTCTTGAATCCTATCCTAAGCAACATAGCCGACCCCGATAAAGAGAAGCATGAGCAAGCCAGGCGCCAGGCGAAAGCACACCTCGAGCGAATGAATCGGAACAAAAGAGATGGACTTGATTATGGCGACGATAGCAGCGACTCTAGGAGAGGACCTCGGCCGGAAGAGTTGGTTCTGAACGAATATGAAAACCTGGTTGCGCTTGAGATGGTACCCCCTGAAGACATTTCTGTTGGATTCGATG ATATTGGCGGCCTCGACACGATCATCGAAGAACTGAAGGAGTCCATCATTTACCCTCTGACGATGCCACATCTCTACTCTCACGCCGCACCACTACTGTCTGCCCCCTCTGGAGTCCTCTTGTACGGCCCCCCAGGCTGTGGAAAGACGATGCTCGCAAAAGCTGTTGCCCACGAAAGCGGTGCTTCTTTCATCAACCTACATATCTCGACCTTGACTGAGAAGTGGTACGGCGATTCGAACAAAATTGTTCGGGCCGTCTTTTCGTTGGCTCGAAAGATGCAACCCGCAATTATCTttatcgacgagatcgaTGCTGTACTTGGTACTCGAAGGAGTGGCGAGCATGAGGCCAGTGGCATGGTTAAAGCCGA GTTTATGACTCTCTGGGATGGTCTGACATCTTCAAACTCGTCAGGAATGCCTGCTCGCATTATGGTACTGGGCGCAACCAACCGCATTAACGATATTGACGAGGCTATTCTCCGAAGAATGCCCAAGAAGTTCCCCGTCACATTGCCAGGAACTGAGCAGCGCCGCAGAATCTTGCAGCTTGTGCTGCAAGACACCAAGACAGACCCTGAACACTTCAACCTGGACTACGTTTCGAGAATCACTGCTGGACTTTCAGGTAGCGACATCAAGGAGGCGTGTCGAGATGCGGCCATGGTTCCTGTGCGAGAATACATGCGACAGCACCGCGAAAGCGGAAAGGCCATGTCGACCGTGGACCCTAAGCAGTTCCGTGGTATTAGGTCTGACGACTTCCTCGGTCGCGAGGGTGGACAGATCAAGATGCAGTCAACACGGCAAACAAGCGGTGTTGAGGAATTGATTGCAGAGGATCAGGATTAG